From a single Georhizobium profundi genomic region:
- a CDS encoding MarR family winged helix-turn-helix transcriptional regulator, with protein MESGRTLGEIGLQRFAPYLMNRIMGRYNQALREDLTAANITTPKMRALAVLSINDGLRINELAVYAVVEQSTLSRALDQMESEGLIRRENAADDNRVRNIFITEEGRQRFSGVWPTMLAAYEAMFVGIDPSEREVFIATLHKILRNIRRHDF; from the coding sequence ATGGAGTCCGGCAGAACGCTCGGTGAAATCGGCCTGCAGCGCTTCGCGCCCTACCTGATGAACCGCATCATGGGGCGCTACAACCAGGCGCTTCGGGAAGACCTGACGGCGGCGAACATCACCACGCCGAAAATGCGTGCGCTTGCGGTGCTTTCTATCAATGACGGCCTGCGCATCAACGAGCTTGCGGTCTATGCGGTGGTGGAGCAATCGACGCTCAGCCGCGCGCTGGACCAAATGGAATCGGAAGGGCTCATTCGCCGCGAGAATGCAGCCGACGACAACCGCGTGCGCAACATCTTCATCACCGAAGAAGGGCGCCAGCGTTTCTCAGGCGTCTGGCCGACGATGCTGGCCGCCTATGAAGCGATGTTCGTCGGCATCGATCCGTCGGAGCGCGAAGTCTTCATCGCCACGCTGCACAAAATTCTGAGGAACATTCGCCGCCACGACTTTTGA
- a CDS encoding indolepyruvate ferredoxin oxidoreductase subunit alpha, giving the protein MAERSFAKEVQKLRMGAGETFHGEGILAITKALLENGVGYVGGYQGAPISHLMDVLADAQDILGELGVHFEASASEATAAAMLAASVHYPIRGAVTFKSTVGTNVASDALANLASGGVTGGALVIVGEDYGEGSSIMQERSHAFAMKSQIWLLDPRPNLPSIVETVRHGFELSEASNTPVMMQVRIRGCHVHGRFTASDNKRPGMSVRDALENPRRDTNRIVLPPASFLHEQEKINKRLPQAMDYIRKNNVNEFFGPDEAKVGIVLQGGMYNAVLRALQRIGLADIYGETKVPLYVLNCVYPLLTDEFLDFCAGKDAVLVVEEGQPDYIEQAFGSMLYKAGGTTKLIGKGPFPMAGEYTGQVMLDGIRTFLDEHGGGILPSKGRAPNTPLPTDSIQQLQTKVPMRPPGFCTGCPERPIFAATKLVEQELGKHHIASDIGCHLFSINAPFELGATTMGYGLGPASASAFNDKNAERRSISFVGDGGFWHNGLTSSVGNAVFNRNDGVIVIVDNYYSAATGGQDVLSSRADNRSKSTKHPIAKAVKGMGVEWVRQIDRTYDVGKLKATLKEALTTEESGPKVIIASSECMLNRQRREKPLKQAALKAGERVVRPRFGVDEDVCTGDHACMRLSGCPSLSVKQLDDPLRDDPVASIDQSCVGCGNCGEVADAAVLCPSFYRADLIQNPTSVDRFADRLRRKVIGWLKNRRERSRLVFAEN; this is encoded by the coding sequence ATGGCCGAGCGTTCATTTGCCAAGGAAGTGCAGAAGCTGCGCATGGGTGCGGGCGAGACGTTCCACGGCGAAGGCATTCTGGCCATCACCAAGGCGCTTCTCGAAAATGGCGTCGGTTATGTCGGCGGCTATCAGGGCGCGCCGATCAGCCATTTGATGGACGTGCTGGCCGACGCACAGGACATTCTCGGCGAGCTCGGCGTGCATTTCGAAGCAAGCGCTTCTGAGGCGACGGCAGCTGCGATGCTGGCGGCATCGGTGCACTATCCGATCCGAGGCGCGGTCACCTTCAAGTCGACGGTTGGCACCAACGTCGCTTCTGATGCGCTGGCAAACCTTGCATCCGGCGGCGTCACCGGCGGCGCGCTCGTTATCGTCGGCGAAGATTACGGCGAAGGCTCCTCCATCATGCAGGAGCGCAGCCACGCCTTTGCCATGAAGAGCCAGATCTGGCTGCTCGACCCGCGCCCAAACCTGCCATCCATCGTTGAGACGGTCCGCCACGGGTTCGAACTGTCCGAGGCATCGAACACGCCGGTCATGATGCAGGTGCGCATTCGCGGCTGCCATGTGCATGGACGCTTCACCGCGTCCGACAACAAGCGGCCGGGCATGAGCGTGCGTGACGCGCTGGAGAATCCGCGCCGCGACACCAACCGCATCGTGCTGCCGCCCGCCTCGTTCCTGCACGAGCAGGAAAAGATCAACAAGCGCCTACCGCAGGCGATGGACTACATCCGCAAGAACAACGTCAACGAGTTCTTCGGACCGGACGAAGCCAAAGTCGGCATCGTTCTGCAGGGCGGCATGTACAACGCGGTGCTTCGCGCCCTGCAGCGCATCGGCCTTGCGGACATCTACGGCGAGACGAAGGTTCCGCTTTATGTCCTGAACTGTGTCTATCCGCTTCTGACCGACGAATTCCTGGACTTCTGTGCCGGCAAGGACGCAGTGCTCGTCGTGGAGGAAGGCCAGCCAGACTATATCGAGCAGGCCTTCGGCTCGATGCTCTACAAGGCTGGCGGAACGACGAAGCTGATCGGCAAGGGCCCCTTCCCTATGGCCGGAGAATATACCGGCCAGGTCATGCTCGACGGCATCCGCACCTTCCTGGACGAGCATGGCGGCGGCATCCTGCCTTCGAAGGGCCGCGCTCCGAACACGCCGCTGCCGACCGACAGCATCCAGCAACTGCAGACGAAAGTGCCGATGCGGCCGCCGGGCTTCTGCACCGGTTGTCCGGAACGTCCGATCTTCGCCGCCACCAAGCTCGTCGAACAGGAACTCGGCAAGCACCACATCGCCTCGGACATCGGCTGCCATCTGTTTTCGATCAACGCGCCGTTCGAGCTCGGCGCGACGACGATGGGTTACGGCCTTGGCCCGGCGTCGGCTTCCGCCTTCAACGACAAGAACGCGGAACGGCGTTCGATCTCTTTCGTCGGCGATGGCGGCTTCTGGCACAACGGCCTCACCTCCTCAGTCGGCAACGCGGTCTTCAACCGCAATGACGGCGTCATCGTCATCGTCGACAACTATTATTCGGCGGCGACCGGTGGTCAGGACGTTCTGTCGTCGCGCGCCGACAACCGCTCCAAGTCGACCAAGCACCCGATCGCCAAAGCTGTGAAGGGCATGGGCGTCGAATGGGTGCGCCAGATCGACCGCACCTATGATGTCGGCAAGCTCAAGGCCACGCTGAAGGAAGCGCTGACCACCGAGGAGAGTGGCCCAAAGGTCATCATCGCCTCGTCGGAATGCATGCTGAACCGCCAGCGCCGTGAAAAGCCGCTCAAGCAGGCCGCGCTCAAGGCCGGCGAACGGGTCGTGCGGCCGCGTTTCGGCGTCGACGAGGATGTCTGCACGGGCGACCACGCATGCATGCGGCTTTCGGGCTGCCCTTCGCTTTCGGTCAAGCAGCTCGACGATCCGCTGCGCGACGACCCGGTCGCGAGCATCGATCAGAGCTGTGTGGGTTGCGGCAATTGCGGCGAGGTGGCTGATGCCGCCGTGCTCTGCCCGTCCTTCTACCGCGCTGACCTGATCCAGAACCCGACAAGTGTCGACCGGTTTGCCGACCGTCTGCGGCGCAAGGTCATCGGCTGGCTCAAGAACCGCCGCGAACGCAGCCGCCTCGTTTTCGCGGAGAATTGA
- a CDS encoding indolepyruvate oxidoreductase subunit beta family protein, with product MTIHRLPDLPTDGVDATTSIIKIAILAVGGQGGGVLTDWVIDLAEHAGYRAQSTSVAGVAQRTGATIYYVEMTPDGGRDPVFSLSPAPGDVDILIAAELMEAGRAVMRGFVTPDRTTLIASAHRVLAVSEKIVPGDGRADSPGVTEAVAAAAHRLVCFDMEQVAVDAGSVISSSLFGALAGSGALPFEREAYEATIRRSGRGVEASLRAFNAACDLALAGGKTPAVAVPEAVKAEARDPEGPEALVSEWRALRSMVGDLPAPVQDMAGRGLRKVVDYQDLAYGRDYLDHLKRVIAIDDAAHEWRLSIEAAKYIANALVYDDIIRVADLKTRASREARLRREQGIGGDAIAHVTEYFHPRMQEICGTLPVRLGRWIENSPKVFGALDKVFNRGRRIRTDGIVGFGMLYGIATLKPARRRLLRHEVEMKHMAQWLETALSVRDINYDLAVEVLKCRRLIKGYSDTHERGLSKYRRVMDGLPMIRHREDAADWLRRLREAALLDEEGKALDGALKTIETL from the coding sequence ATGACCATTCACCGCCTTCCCGACCTTCCAACCGACGGCGTCGACGCCACCACGTCGATCATCAAGATCGCGATCCTGGCCGTTGGCGGCCAGGGCGGCGGCGTGCTCACCGACTGGGTGATCGATCTCGCCGAACATGCGGGCTATCGTGCGCAATCGACATCCGTTGCGGGCGTTGCCCAGCGTACGGGCGCGACGATCTACTATGTGGAAATGACCCCCGATGGCGGCCGCGATCCGGTCTTCTCGCTGAGCCCGGCTCCCGGCGACGTCGATATCCTCATTGCCGCGGAGCTGATGGAAGCCGGGCGCGCCGTCATGCGCGGCTTTGTGACGCCGGATCGTACGACCCTCATCGCCTCGGCCCACCGTGTGCTCGCAGTTTCCGAGAAGATCGTGCCGGGCGATGGCCGCGCGGACTCACCTGGCGTGACGGAAGCCGTTGCCGCCGCCGCTCACCGCCTCGTCTGTTTCGACATGGAGCAGGTCGCCGTGGATGCCGGCAGCGTGATTTCCTCGAGCTTGTTCGGGGCGCTCGCCGGCAGCGGCGCCCTGCCCTTCGAGCGTGAAGCCTATGAGGCCACCATCCGGCGCTCCGGCCGCGGCGTCGAAGCGAGCTTGCGGGCGTTCAATGCGGCCTGCGACCTCGCCCTTGCGGGCGGAAAGACGCCGGCTGTTGCCGTTCCCGAAGCGGTCAAGGCCGAAGCGCGCGATCCGGAGGGCCCGGAAGCGCTCGTTTCCGAATGGCGCGCACTGCGCTCCATGGTCGGCGATCTTCCTGCCCCCGTGCAGGACATGGCAGGCCGTGGTCTGCGCAAGGTCGTGGATTACCAGGATCTCGCCTACGGCCGCGACTATCTCGACCATCTGAAGAGGGTCATCGCCATCGACGATGCCGCGCATGAATGGCGGCTGTCGATCGAGGCGGCCAAGTACATCGCCAATGCGCTCGTCTATGACGACATCATCCGCGTGGCAGACCTGAAGACCCGCGCAAGCCGCGAGGCGCGGCTGCGGCGCGAACAAGGGATCGGCGGCGACGCCATCGCCCATGTGACGGAGTATTTCCATCCGCGTATGCAGGAAATCTGTGGCACGCTGCCCGTCCGCCTAGGACGCTGGATCGAGAACAGCCCGAAGGTGTTCGGCGCGCTCGACAAGGTGTTCAACCGCGGCCGACGCATCCGCACCGACGGCATCGTCGGCTTCGGCATGCTCTACGGGATTGCCACGTTGAAACCCGCGCGTCGCCGCCTGCTCCGCCACGAGGTGGAGATGAAGCACATGGCGCAGTGGCTGGAAACGGCGCTGTCGGTCCGCGACATTAACTACGATCTGGCCGTCGAAGTGCTGAAATGCCGGCGCCTGATCAAGGGTTACTCCGACACGCATGAGCGCGGCCTGTCGAAATATCGACGCGTGATGGACGGCCTGCCGATGATCCGCCACCGGGAAGATGCGGCCGACTGGCTGCGGCGCCTGCGCGAAGCCGCCCTTCTCGATGAGGAAGGCAAGGCGCTGGATGGCGCTCTGAAAACCATAGAGACGCTCTAA
- a CDS encoding TonB-dependent receptor plug domain-containing protein codes for MLKAFIPAGAILLAAAGVAGAQDTETTTVLDRLLVTDGLTPVAEEKSGRAFTVITAEDIERSQVTSVADILRTVPGLSVSRMGSIGAQTQVRVRGAEANHVIVMIDGVDVSDTAAGEFDFGSLMTSDIERIEVLRGPQSAFYGSNALSGVINVITKRGERGGFRTNVRSETGTDGTVLGGVTLSGGRDDFDLSLGATFRRSDGYNVSPFGSEKDGDRNATLNGRFAYDLMPGLTLDGTLRYVNRRSELDPQNFETLGPPDFLPGPLVGLVVDGDEETATKELVGSLGLTHESADGAWTQNLRISGNDTFRENFTDGALATSSDGNRVTASYQATYAFDTPNLLDATHKITGGYEFERETYLPSHLTERQSRDGNSFVAEYRGEYLGQFFLNGAIRHDLNDRFADSTTFSLSGAWAVPGTLTRLHSSIGTGVTNPTFIEQFGYDPESFVGNPNLVPEESIGFDIGIEQGFLGGALIVDLTYFNQDLTNEIATVFGPAPTYASTPINLLGESRRQGIEIAATFDLGSGLSARGSYTYLDASEQSQSGGPRLAEVRRPRHSGSLGLTYRFMEERASLFGEVIFNGEMEDVAFVPTLPSRVTLDAYQTVNIGGSYRFNETFEAYGRVENLFDEEYQEIFGYNAQGRTAFVGLRGSF; via the coding sequence TTGCTTAAAGCGTTCATTCCAGCAGGCGCGATCCTGCTGGCAGCTGCCGGCGTTGCCGGCGCTCAGGATACCGAGACCACCACCGTTCTCGACCGACTGCTGGTCACCGACGGGCTGACGCCGGTGGCAGAGGAAAAATCCGGCCGTGCCTTCACCGTCATCACCGCCGAAGATATCGAGCGAAGCCAAGTGACGTCGGTTGCCGATATCCTGCGCACCGTTCCCGGATTGTCGGTTTCCCGCATGGGATCGATCGGTGCACAGACGCAGGTGCGGGTGCGCGGCGCCGAAGCCAACCACGTCATCGTCATGATCGACGGCGTGGACGTCAGCGACACGGCAGCCGGCGAATTCGATTTCGGCAGCCTCATGACGTCCGACATCGAACGCATCGAAGTCCTGCGCGGGCCGCAGAGCGCGTTTTACGGCTCCAACGCGCTCTCGGGCGTCATCAACGTCATCACCAAGCGCGGCGAGCGTGGCGGCTTCAGGACGAACGTACGGAGCGAGACCGGCACGGACGGCACCGTTCTCGGCGGCGTGACGCTGAGCGGTGGGCGCGACGATTTCGATCTGTCGCTCGGCGCCACGTTCCGACGCAGCGACGGCTACAATGTCTCGCCGTTCGGCTCGGAGAAGGACGGCGACCGCAATGCCACGCTCAACGGCCGGTTCGCCTATGACCTGATGCCGGGGCTGACGCTCGACGGCACGCTTCGCTACGTCAATCGCCGCAGCGAACTTGATCCGCAGAATTTCGAGACGCTCGGACCGCCGGACTTCCTGCCCGGCCCCTTGGTCGGTCTGGTCGTAGATGGCGACGAGGAAACGGCGACGAAAGAGCTTGTCGGCTCGCTCGGGCTCACGCATGAATCTGCCGATGGCGCCTGGACGCAAAATCTGCGCATCTCCGGCAACGACACGTTCCGTGAAAACTTCACCGATGGAGCGCTTGCAACATCCAGCGACGGCAACCGTGTCACCGCTTCCTATCAGGCGACCTATGCGTTCGACACGCCGAACTTGCTCGACGCCACGCACAAGATCACAGGCGGGTACGAGTTCGAGCGGGAAACCTATCTGCCGTCGCACCTGACCGAACGCCAGAGCCGCGATGGGAACTCGTTCGTTGCCGAATATCGCGGCGAGTATCTCGGGCAGTTCTTTCTCAATGGTGCCATCCGTCACGATCTGAACGACCGCTTCGCCGATTCCACGACGTTCAGCCTCAGCGGTGCCTGGGCCGTTCCAGGCACACTCACGCGTCTGCACTCCTCGATCGGGACGGGCGTCACCAATCCCACCTTCATCGAGCAGTTCGGCTATGATCCGGAGAGCTTCGTCGGAAACCCCAATCTCGTTCCGGAAGAAAGCATCGGGTTCGATATCGGCATTGAACAGGGCTTCCTCGGCGGGGCACTCATCGTCGATCTCACCTATTTCAACCAGGACCTGACGAACGAGATCGCAACGGTGTTCGGACCGGCGCCGACCTATGCGTCGACGCCGATCAACCTCCTGGGCGAAAGCCGTCGTCAGGGCATCGAGATCGCTGCGACGTTCGATCTCGGATCGGGGCTCTCGGCCAGGGGCAGCTACACCTATCTCGATGCCAGCGAGCAGAGCCAGAGCGGGGGACCGCGCCTTGCCGAAGTGCGCAGACCCCGCCACTCGGGATCGCTCGGCCTCACCTATCGCTTCATGGAAGAGCGCGCGTCGCTCTTCGGCGAAGTGATCTTCAACGGCGAGATGGAGGATGTCGCTTTCGTTCCGACGCTGCCCAGCCGCGTGACGCTCGACGCCTACCAGACGGTCAATATCGGCGGCAGCTACCGGTTCAACGAGACGTTCGAGGCCTATGGCCGGGTGGAGAACCTGTTCGACGAGGAATACCAGGAAATCTTCGGCTACAACGCGCAAGGCCGGACGGCCTTCGTTGGATTGAGGGGATCGTTCTGA
- a CDS encoding ABC transporter substrate-binding protein, translating into MVAVAAAPTASAETMPQRVVSMNVCTDQLAMLLAADGQLISVSSLARDADYSMLAEDAAAYPINYGRAEEIHQLNPDLVLAGTFTTRSTVAMLRRLGIRVEEFAPETSLDDIRSNLQRMGEILGREDDAAELVAAFDARLAGLASDQSNLDVAIYEPDSYALGPGTLAHAVVEAAGLTNVADALGVTGMGRVPLEVMVMQAPDILVTTDDGDEVRVRAEENFAHPAFRRVAATSRTLSLPGPHWVCGGPFTLDAIELLQNAAADIAVGRP; encoded by the coding sequence GTGGTGGCCGTTGCCGCCGCGCCGACAGCCAGCGCCGAGACCATGCCGCAACGCGTGGTGTCAATGAATGTCTGCACCGATCAGCTTGCCATGCTGCTTGCCGCCGACGGCCAGCTGATCTCGGTTTCAAGCCTTGCCCGTGACGCCGATTATTCCATGCTGGCCGAAGATGCAGCAGCCTATCCGATCAATTACGGGCGCGCCGAGGAAATCCATCAGCTGAACCCGGATCTGGTGCTTGCCGGAACGTTCACCACCCGCAGCACAGTTGCGATGCTCCGCCGGCTCGGCATCCGCGTCGAGGAATTTGCACCGGAAACGTCGCTCGATGACATCCGGTCAAACCTTCAGCGGATGGGCGAAATTCTCGGGCGGGAAGACGATGCTGCGGAGCTTGTCGCCGCATTCGATGCGCGGCTAGCCGGCTTGGCCAGCGACCAGTCGAATCTCGATGTCGCCATCTACGAGCCCGACAGCTATGCGCTCGGGCCCGGCACGCTTGCCCATGCGGTGGTTGAAGCCGCCGGTCTCACCAATGTTGCGGATGCGCTCGGCGTGACGGGCATGGGGCGCGTGCCGCTCGAGGTCATGGTCATGCAAGCGCCCGACATTCTCGTGACGACCGATGACGGCGACGAAGTGCGCGTGCGTGCCGAGGAAAACTTCGCCCATCCCGCCTTCCGGCGCGTGGCTGCGACCAGCCGAACGCTTTCTTTGCCCGGCCCGCACTGGGTGTGCGGCGGGCCCTTCACCCTCGATGCGATCGAACTCCTGCAGAATGCTGCAGCCGACATCGCGGTTGGCCGGCCATGA
- a CDS encoding FecCD family ABC transporter permease, with translation MTRPAGTKALLGGLSVLVLMLFFLSLLTGPADISPVDSLRVLVSPDDSALTLVMWEIRLPRALLGLMIGASLGLSGAVLQGYLRNPLAEPGLLGVSASASLGAVVAIHSGLAAAFALALPLMALVGALACVVALHLLAGRMGSALTVILAGVALSSLAGAMTSLVLNLSSNPFAALEIVFWMLGSLADRSMVHVYLAAPFMLAGWALLAGLGRMLDTLTLGPDTAASMGTSMRRVGLLATFGTALSVGAATAVAGAIGFVGLIVPHLLRPLVGSQPSRLLPASALGGACLLLAADVAVRLIAPERDLKLGVLTAAIGAPFFLWLVIKHRRSAA, from the coding sequence ATGACGCGCCCAGCCGGCACCAAGGCGCTGCTCGGCGGGCTCTCCGTGCTCGTGCTTATGCTGTTCTTCCTGTCGCTTCTGACCGGGCCGGCCGATATCTCGCCGGTCGACAGCCTTCGCGTGCTCGTCTCGCCCGACGACAGCGCGCTGACACTGGTCATGTGGGAAATCCGCCTGCCACGGGCGCTTCTCGGCCTGATGATCGGCGCCTCGCTCGGGCTTTCCGGGGCGGTGCTGCAGGGCTATCTGCGCAATCCGCTGGCCGAACCCGGCCTGCTCGGCGTCAGCGCATCGGCCTCGCTCGGCGCGGTCGTCGCGATCCATAGCGGCCTGGCAGCGGCCTTTGCACTTGCCCTGCCACTGATGGCGCTTGTCGGTGCGCTTGCCTGCGTCGTCGCTCTGCATCTGCTTGCTGGCCGGATGGGCAGCGCCCTGACGGTCATCCTGGCGGGCGTTGCACTCTCGAGCCTTGCCGGAGCGATGACCTCGCTGGTGCTCAATCTCTCGTCCAACCCGTTCGCCGCGCTCGAAATCGTCTTCTGGATGCTGGGCTCGCTTGCCGATCGATCGATGGTCCACGTCTATCTGGCAGCGCCCTTCATGCTCGCCGGCTGGGCCTTGCTCGCGGGCCTTGGCCGCATGCTCGACACGCTGACGCTTGGGCCGGACACGGCCGCCAGCATGGGAACAAGCATGCGTCGGGTGGGCCTGCTGGCAACATTCGGCACGGCGTTGAGCGTTGGAGCAGCGACGGCCGTGGCAGGCGCAATCGGCTTTGTCGGGCTCATCGTCCCGCACCTTCTGCGCCCGCTCGTCGGTTCGCAACCATCACGCTTGCTGCCTGCAAGCGCACTCGGCGGCGCATGCCTGCTTCTGGCGGCAGATGTGGCCGTGCGCCTGATCGCGCCGGAGCGCGACCTGAAGCTCGGTGTGCTAACGGCCGCGATCGGTGCTCCCTTCTTCCTGTGGCTCGTGATCAAGCACCGCAGGAGCGCTGCATGA
- a CDS encoding ABC transporter ATP-binding protein codes for MSGLVVQNLSVRLGRRAVLDGVSFTATKGEMIGLVGVNGAGKSTLLRALVGLLPSHGTMEVDGVDLRRISAGERARRIAYLPQEREIAWPIAVADLVALGRTPHRKPFAPLAHADLEAIDRAMARMDVEHLRAVPATELSGGERARALIARALAQEAPLLLVDEPTAGLDPGHQIDLMQVLTDLTAGGTTVLVCIHDLALAARWCSRILLVDAGTIKADGLPEDVLSHEMLGSIYGITAHIAEVDGRTIIQPLGRV; via the coding sequence ATGAGCGGGCTTGTCGTTCAGAACCTGTCGGTGCGGCTCGGACGGCGTGCGGTGCTCGATGGCGTCTCCTTCACCGCGACAAAGGGCGAAATGATCGGGCTTGTCGGCGTCAATGGCGCGGGGAAATCGACGCTTCTGCGTGCCCTTGTCGGCCTGTTGCCCAGCCATGGCACCATGGAGGTCGATGGCGTCGATCTGCGGCGCATAAGTGCCGGCGAACGCGCCCGGCGCATCGCCTATCTTCCGCAGGAACGTGAGATTGCCTGGCCCATCGCCGTCGCAGATCTCGTCGCGCTCGGTCGCACCCCGCACCGCAAGCCCTTCGCACCGCTTGCGCATGCGGATCTCGAGGCGATCGATCGCGCAATGGCACGGATGGATGTGGAACATCTGCGCGCCGTGCCGGCAACCGAGCTTTCGGGCGGCGAGCGCGCCCGCGCGCTGATCGCCCGGGCGCTTGCGCAGGAAGCGCCGCTGCTCCTCGTGGACGAACCGACCGCCGGGCTCGATCCCGGGCATCAGATCGATCTCATGCAGGTATTGACCGATCTGACCGCAGGCGGCACGACCGTGCTCGTCTGCATTCACGATCTGGCGCTGGCCGCCCGCTGGTGCAGCCGCATTCTTCTGGTCGACGCTGGAACGATCAAGGCCGACGGGCTGCCCGAAGACGTGCTGAGCCACGAGATGCTCGGCAGCATCTATGGCATCACTGCCCATATTGCCGAAGTGGACGGCCGGACCATCATCCAGCCGCTTGGCCGCGTTTAG
- a CDS encoding DUF3320 domain-containing protein produces MTMDSLETGGGNSQSDGDRPLFRRADLSVFQPKPDRFYDVAYSQTVRAMVQAVLEAEAPVRDDVLAQRIARAHGWQRTGAAIRSHIERHLKTVESSTEEGGRFLWRDGQQNEPIAYRHHATEDDRRSVGDIALVELAALVRENPKLVEAEDPALAFSRMIGLSRLTAPSRARLDAAIEQAQSR; encoded by the coding sequence ATGACTATGGATAGCCTGGAGACCGGTGGCGGCAATTCGCAATCGGACGGCGATCGCCCGCTTTTTCGACGCGCCGATCTATCCGTCTTCCAGCCGAAGCCCGACCGCTTCTACGACGTCGCCTATTCGCAGACCGTCCGCGCGATGGTGCAGGCCGTGCTCGAGGCGGAAGCACCGGTGCGCGACGACGTGCTTGCCCAGCGCATCGCACGCGCCCATGGCTGGCAGCGAACGGGAGCGGCGATCCGTAGCCACATCGAGCGCCACCTCAAGACTGTGGAATCCTCGACCGAAGAGGGTGGCCGCTTTCTATGGCGTGATGGTCAACAGAACGAGCCGATCGCCTATCGTCACCACGCCACCGAGGACGACAGACGGTCCGTCGGCGACATTGCGCTCGTCGAGCTCGCAGCGTTGGTACGCGAGAACCCTAAGCTCGTCGAAGCCGAAGATCCGGCATTGGCATTTTCCCGGATGATCGGGTTGAGCCGGCTGACCGCACCGAGCCGTGCGCGACTGGACGCGGCCATCGAACAGGCGCAAAGTCGGTAA
- a CDS encoding phage holin family protein: protein MIDDRDNRSIATLVSDLVQQLSTLVQTEGRLLRSELNESAHKVGNGAMEVAAGALLLLAALIVLLQALIVGLANLGLGVGWASLLVGVLVAAVGAMLVKRGSTNMSPSELAPNRTAHQLRKDADLAQEQAR from the coding sequence ATGATCGACGATAGAGACAACCGTTCGATCGCGACGCTCGTGTCCGATCTCGTGCAGCAACTCTCGACCCTCGTTCAGACCGAAGGTCGGCTGCTGCGCAGCGAATTGAACGAGAGCGCCCACAAGGTCGGCAACGGCGCGATGGAAGTCGCCGCAGGTGCCCTCCTCCTGCTTGCTGCACTGATCGTGCTGCTGCAGGCGCTGATCGTCGGTCTGGCCAATCTCGGCCTCGGCGTCGGCTGGGCTTCCCTTCTGGTTGGCGTGCTCGTCGCAGCCGTTGGCGCCATGCTCGTCAAACGCGGCTCGACCAACATGTCGCCGTCCGAACTCGCCCCCAATCGCACAGCGCATCAATTGCGCAAAGACGCCGATCTGGCGCAGGAGCAAGCACGATGA
- a CDS encoding DUF3618 domain-containing protein, translating into MNTNSPADIERDAERVRAEIANTAEHLKAKVSPGQLMDEVVDYFKAGDANVFVGNLKRQVRDNPLALGLIGGGLAWLMMGSGTPSLSRSSNTGYRGTGRPTSTDFSSTDYDTASGSTLGGSTTGGSIVGRTGTHSSASTHSSLGVLDKASGALGASADAARRTAHDAADSASAAWGSVRDTASHGLSDAGESLSHAADRVGEAGMRMRRNVVDVLDREPLVLGAIGLAVGAAIAAMLPTTRTEEQYLGDASRKAQDRAKDLVSEGYEKAKHVADDAYSAAKEEVKSQVDTKSDDKPATSSTTSPQASNETSGPKVTSTTSSTPSPAPTSRTLSGN; encoded by the coding sequence ATGAACACCAATTCACCCGCCGATATCGAGCGTGACGCCGAACGCGTTCGCGCCGAAATCGCCAACACCGCCGAGCATCTGAAGGCCAAGGTATCGCCCGGCCAGCTCATGGACGAGGTCGTCGACTACTTCAAGGCAGGCGACGCCAATGTGTTCGTCGGCAATCTCAAGCGACAGGTCCGCGACAATCCCCTCGCCCTCGGGCTGATTGGCGGCGGCTTGGCCTGGCTCATGATGGGTTCAGGCACACCGTCGCTGTCGCGCTCGTCCAACACGGGCTACCGCGGCACGGGGCGTCCCACATCGACCGATTTCTCGTCAACCGATTACGACACGGCTTCGGGGAGCACCCTCGGCGGCTCCACGACAGGTGGTTCCATAGTAGGCCGCACCGGCACACACTCGTCTGCAAGCACCCATTCCTCGTTAGGTGTCCTGGACAAGGCATCAGGCGCACTCGGTGCCTCGGCTGACGCAGCAAGGCGCACGGCCCATGACGCCGCCGACAGCGCTTCGGCTGCCTGGGGCTCGGTGCGCGATACGGCAAGCCACGGGCTATCGGATGCGGGCGAGAGCCTGTCCCATGCGGCCGACCGTGTGGGCGAAGCCGGCATGCGCATGCGCCGCAACGTCGTCGACGTCCTCGACCGCGAGCCGCTCGTGCTTGGCGCGATCGGCCTTGCCGTCGGTGCTGCGATCGCCGCAATGTTGCCGACGACCCGCACTGAGGAGCAGTACTTGGGCGACGCGAGCCGGAAAGCGCAGGATCGCGCCAAGGACCTGGTGAGCGAAGGCTATGAAAAAGCGAAGCACGTTGCCGACGATGCCTATTCGGCTGCAAAGGAGGAAGTGAAGTCGCAGGTCGACACCAAGTCTGATGACAAGCCCGCCACGTCGTCGACGACTTCGCCTCAGGCATCCAATGAGACGTCCGGCCCGAAGGTGACATCGACGACATCGTCGACGCCCTCTCCCGCGCCGACGTCCCGCACGCTCTCAGGCAACTGA